The Drechmeria coniospora strain ARSEF 6962 chromosome 02, whole genome shotgun sequence genome has a segment encoding these proteins:
- a CDS encoding SKP1 component, translating to MADIAAAGPPEKVWLLSNDGVVSDVDRDVIERSVLIKNLLGDTDGKSTKEAPIPILNVNHAVLTKVLLWCDHHRNDPPQAQDDESDARKKSTDIEDWDQKFMQVDQEMLFEIILAANYLDIKPLLDVGCKTVANMIKGKSPEEIRKTFNITNDFTPEEEEQIRRENEWAEDR from the exons ATGGCCGACATCGCAGCCGCCGGACCTCCCGAGAAGGTCTGGCTGCTTtccaacgacggcgtcgtctcTGATGTTG ACCGAGACGTCATCGAGCGTTCGGTTCTCATCAAGAACCTGCTGGGCGACACGGATGGGAAGTCCACCAAGGAAGCCCCCATCCCCATTCTCAAC GTCAACCACGCGGTCCTGACCAAGGTCCTTTTGTGGTGTGACCATCACCGAAACGACCCGCCCCAGGCCCAGGACGACGAGTCCGACGCCCGCAAGAAGAGTACGGACATCGAAGACTGGGACCAGAAGTTCATGCAGGTCGATCAAGAGATGCTCTTCGAGATCATCCTC GCCGCCAACTATCTCGACATAAAGCCCCTTCTCGACGTTGGCTGCAAAACCGTCGCCAACATGATCAAGGGCAAGTCTCCCGAGGAGATTCGAAAGACGTTCAACATCACGAACGACTTCACccccgaggaggaggagcagatTCGTCGTGAGAACGAGTGGGCCGAGG